The following coding sequences lie in one Mycobacterium sp. DL440 genomic window:
- a CDS encoding ABC transporter permease produces the protein MTQTSAPTGDAAAARSGLHTEQFATRRTLVFRRFLRNWPAVVSLALLVIMFVACYALPSVLPYSYSDLDYYALQEPPSTDHWFGTNALGQDIFAQTLRGMQKSMLIGLCVAFISTVIAATVGSVAGYFGGWRDRTLMWIVDVLLVVPSFILIAIVTPRLSQSDRVFWLIVLLSAFSWMISSRIVRGMTLSLREREFVLAARYMGVSSRRIIVRHILPNVASILIIDTALNVGVAILSETGLSYLGFGIQAPDVSLGTLIADGTKSATTFPWVFLFPAGVLVLIILCANLIGDGLRDALDPGSGRLRRKKARR, from the coding sequence ATGACCCAGACCTCCGCTCCTACCGGTGACGCCGCCGCCGCCCGCTCGGGTCTGCACACCGAGCAATTCGCCACCCGGCGCACCCTGGTGTTCCGCCGGTTCCTGCGCAACTGGCCCGCCGTGGTTTCGCTGGCACTGCTCGTGATCATGTTCGTGGCCTGCTACGCGCTGCCATCGGTGCTGCCCTACAGCTATTCGGACCTCGACTATTACGCGCTGCAAGAGCCGCCGTCGACCGACCACTGGTTCGGCACAAACGCGCTCGGGCAGGACATCTTCGCCCAAACCCTGCGCGGCATGCAGAAATCCATGCTGATCGGCCTCTGCGTGGCGTTCATCTCGACCGTCATCGCCGCCACGGTCGGCTCGGTCGCCGGATACTTCGGCGGCTGGCGCGATCGCACGCTCATGTGGATCGTCGACGTACTGCTGGTGGTACCCAGCTTCATCCTCATCGCGATCGTCACGCCGCGGTTGAGCCAGTCCGATCGGGTGTTCTGGCTGATCGTGCTGCTCTCGGCGTTCAGCTGGATGATCAGCTCCCGCATCGTGCGCGGCATGACCCTGAGCCTGCGGGAGCGCGAATTCGTGTTGGCCGCCCGCTATATGGGTGTCAGCAGCCGGCGCATCATCGTGCGCCACATCCTGCCCAACGTGGCATCCATCCTGATCATCGACACCGCGCTCAACGTCGGCGTGGCCATCCTGTCCGAAACCGGTTTGAGCTACCTGGGATTCGGCATCCAGGCGCCCGACGTATCGCTGGGTACCCTGATCGCCGACGGCACCAAATCCGCCACCACGTTCCCCTGGGTTTTCCTGTTCCCCGCCGGGGTGCTGGTACTGATCATCCTGTGCGCCAACCTGATCGGTGACGGCCTGCGCGACGCCCTCGACCCGGGCAGCGGCCGGCTGCGCCGCAAGAAAGCACGCCGATGA
- a CDS encoding ABC transporter ATP-binding protein: MTRLLEVSDLTVDFPTDADAVHAVRGLNFHVDAGEVVALVGESGAGKSASAMAVVGLLPEFAEISGSVRLRGEELVGLSDAQMSQVRGNTIGTVFQDPMSALTPVYTVGDQIAEALTVHHRDLGRRAARTRAVELLELVGIAQPEQRARSFPHELSGGERQRVVIAIAIANDPDLLICDEPTTALDVTVQAQILDVLKTARDVTGAGVLIITHDLGVVAEFADRALVMYAGRAVEDAPVAQLYEKARMPYTVGLLGSVPRLDAPQGTRLVPIPGAPPSLTTTPHGCPFAPRCPLAIDACEAAEPELIELAPDHHAACIRTDQVSGRSAAEIYQVPSPAGTTAEKPSGDTDVVLRVRELTKTYKLTKGVVLRRQVGEVRAVDNVSFDLRSGRTLGIVGESGSGKSTTLHQILNLSAPQSGSIEVLGSDVATLSRKTRRTLRTDLQVVFQDPVASLDPRLPVSDVLAEPLTANGFDKPRIDGRVTELLELVGLRRADAGRYPAEFSGGQKQRIGIARALALQPKIIALDEPVSALDVSIQAGIINLLLDLQDQFGLAYLFVSHDLSVVRHLAHDVAVMYQGAVVEQGSGDEVLANPQHAYTRKLLAAVPQPRPATS; this comes from the coding sequence ATGACCCGACTACTCGAAGTATCCGACCTGACGGTGGACTTCCCCACCGACGCCGACGCGGTACACGCGGTGCGGGGCCTGAACTTTCACGTCGACGCGGGTGAGGTGGTCGCGCTCGTCGGCGAATCCGGCGCCGGGAAATCGGCCAGTGCCATGGCAGTGGTCGGGTTGCTGCCCGAATTCGCCGAGATCTCCGGATCGGTGCGGCTACGCGGTGAGGAACTGGTCGGATTGTCCGACGCGCAAATGTCACAAGTCCGCGGTAACACCATCGGCACGGTGTTCCAGGACCCGATGTCAGCCCTCACCCCGGTCTACACCGTGGGCGATCAGATCGCCGAGGCCCTCACTGTTCACCACCGCGACCTGGGCCGGCGCGCAGCCCGCACCCGGGCCGTCGAACTGCTGGAGCTGGTCGGCATCGCCCAACCGGAACAACGCGCCCGATCCTTCCCGCACGAGTTGTCCGGCGGCGAGCGCCAACGCGTGGTGATCGCCATCGCCATTGCCAACGACCCCGACCTGCTGATCTGCGACGAACCCACCACGGCCCTCGACGTCACGGTGCAGGCCCAGATCCTCGACGTGCTCAAGACCGCGCGCGACGTCACCGGCGCCGGCGTGCTGATCATCACCCACGATCTCGGGGTGGTGGCCGAATTCGCCGACCGGGCCCTGGTGATGTACGCCGGCAGGGCCGTCGAGGACGCTCCGGTGGCCCAGCTGTACGAGAAGGCCCGGATGCCCTACACCGTCGGCCTGCTCGGCTCGGTGCCGCGGCTGGATGCCCCGCAGGGCACCCGCCTGGTGCCCATCCCCGGTGCACCGCCGTCGCTCACCACGACGCCGCACGGTTGCCCGTTCGCCCCGCGCTGCCCGCTGGCCATCGACGCGTGCGAGGCCGCCGAACCCGAACTCATCGAGTTGGCGCCGGATCACCACGCTGCCTGCATCCGCACCGATCAGGTCAGCGGACGCAGTGCCGCCGAGATCTATCAGGTACCCAGCCCCGCCGGCACCACCGCTGAGAAACCTTCCGGCGACACCGATGTGGTGCTGCGGGTGCGCGAGCTGACCAAGACCTACAAGCTCACCAAAGGCGTGGTGCTACGCAGGCAGGTCGGTGAGGTCCGCGCGGTCGACAACGTCAGCTTCGACTTGCGCAGCGGGCGCACCCTCGGCATCGTCGGCGAGTCCGGATCAGGGAAATCCACCACCCTGCACCAGATCCTGAATCTGTCTGCACCGCAATCGGGTTCGATAGAAGTGCTCGGCTCCGACGTGGCCACCCTGAGCCGGAAGACGCGCCGCACCCTGCGCACCGACCTTCAAGTGGTGTTCCAGGATCCGGTGGCATCACTGGACCCGCGGCTGCCGGTGTCAGATGTGTTGGCAGAGCCGTTGACCGCCAATGGTTTCGACAAACCGCGGATCGACGGACGGGTCACCGAGCTGCTCGAGTTGGTGGGCCTGCGCCGCGCGGACGCAGGCCGCTACCCGGCCGAATTCTCGGGCGGGCAGAAGCAGCGCATCGGGATCGCCCGCGCCCTGGCCTTACAGCCCAAGATCATCGCGCTCGACGAACCCGTCTCCGCGCTGGACGTCTCCATCCAGGCCGGGATCATCAACCTGCTGCTGGACCTGCAGGACCAGTTCGGCCTGGCCTATCTGTTCGTCTCCCACGATCTGTCGGTGGTCAGGCACCTCGCCCACGATGTCGCGGTGATGTACCAGGGCGCGGTCGTCGAACAGGGCTCCGGCGATGAGGTGCTCGCCAACCCACAGCACGCCTACACGCGCAAGTTGCTGGCCGCCGTGCCACAGCCCAGACCCGCCACCAGTTAG
- a CDS encoding ABC transporter family substrate-binding protein gives MYGFKGFKLQRIAIIGAVTALALAGCSGGDRETPSPGGNAEVGTTNDINPQDVANLRQGGNLRLALTEFPSNFNPLHLDGNTGDVGSLTRPTMPRAFVIAADGSATVNTDYFTNVELTGTNPQVVTYTINPKAVWSDGTPITWEDIKSQVEANSGKDPAFVIAAPNGCERVGSVTRGVDDRQAVMTFAKPYADWKGIFAGNGRLLPKSMTATPEAFNKAQLTAPGPSAGPFMVSNIDRGAQRITLSRNPKWWGTPPLLDTITYLVLDDAARIPALQNNTIDATGTASLDELTIARKTAGISIRRAPSASWYHLTFNGAPGSILADPALRSAVAKGIDRQAIANITQRGLTDNPVPLNNHIFVAGQQGYRDNAASVAFDPDKARAELDALGWKVPEGRQFREKDGKELVIRNVFYDAGSTRQVAQIAQNMLGQIGVNLKLDTKPGTGFFTNYIIKGDFDIAQFAFLGDAFPLSSLTQIYAQDGASNFGKIGSPEIDAKIEQTLEELDPAKALALANELDTMLFEEAFSLPLFQSPGNVAVRSSLANFGAPGLADTDYTKVGFVK, from the coding sequence GTGTACGGGTTCAAGGGATTCAAGCTCCAGCGCATCGCCATCATCGGAGCGGTCACCGCACTAGCCCTGGCCGGGTGTTCAGGCGGTGACCGGGAAACCCCGTCGCCAGGCGGAAACGCTGAGGTCGGCACGACCAACGACATCAATCCGCAGGACGTTGCGAACCTGCGCCAGGGCGGCAACCTGCGCCTTGCCCTGACCGAGTTCCCGTCGAACTTCAACCCGCTGCACCTCGACGGGAACACCGGCGACGTCGGGTCGCTCACCAGGCCCACGATGCCCCGCGCCTTCGTGATCGCGGCCGACGGATCGGCGACGGTGAACACCGACTACTTCACCAACGTCGAACTGACGGGCACCAACCCGCAGGTGGTCACCTACACGATCAACCCCAAGGCCGTGTGGTCCGACGGCACGCCGATCACCTGGGAGGACATCAAGTCCCAGGTCGAGGCCAACAGCGGAAAAGACCCTGCGTTCGTCATCGCCGCCCCCAACGGTTGCGAGCGGGTGGGGTCGGTGACCCGCGGCGTGGACGACCGACAGGCCGTGATGACCTTCGCCAAACCGTACGCCGACTGGAAGGGTATCTTCGCCGGCAACGGCCGGCTGCTGCCCAAGAGCATGACCGCCACGCCTGAGGCCTTCAACAAGGCTCAACTCACCGCGCCCGGACCGTCGGCCGGACCGTTCATGGTGTCCAACATCGACCGGGGTGCACAGCGGATCACGTTGAGCCGCAACCCGAAATGGTGGGGTACCCCGCCGCTGCTGGACACGATCACCTATCTGGTGCTCGATGACGCCGCACGCATCCCGGCGCTGCAGAACAACACGATCGACGCGACCGGCACCGCGTCGCTCGACGAACTGACCATCGCGCGTAAGACCGCGGGGATCAGCATTCGACGGGCGCCGTCGGCCAGCTGGTACCACCTGACCTTCAACGGCGCGCCCGGCTCGATCCTGGCCGATCCGGCGCTGCGCAGCGCCGTCGCCAAGGGTATCGATCGGCAGGCGATCGCCAACATCACCCAGCGGGGTCTCACCGACAATCCGGTGCCGCTGAACAACCACATCTTCGTGGCCGGTCAGCAGGGTTACCGGGACAACGCTGCGTCGGTGGCCTTCGACCCCGACAAGGCCAGGGCCGAACTCGACGCGCTGGGCTGGAAAGTGCCTGAGGGACGGCAGTTCCGGGAGAAGGACGGCAAGGAACTCGTCATCCGCAATGTGTTCTACGACGCGGGCAGCACCCGGCAGGTGGCCCAAATCGCACAGAATATGCTCGGCCAGATCGGGGTGAACCTGAAGCTCGACACCAAGCCGGGCACCGGGTTCTTCACCAACTACATCATCAAGGGTGACTTCGACATAGCTCAGTTCGCGTTCCTCGGCGACGCTTTCCCGCTGAGCTCGCTGACCCAGATCTACGCGCAGGACGGGGCCAGTAACTTCGGCAAGATCGGCAGCCCGGAGATCGACGCCAAGATCGAGCAGACGCTGGAGGAGCTGGACCCGGCCAAGGCACTGGCCCTGGCCAACGAGCTGGACACGATGCTCTTCGAGGAGGCGTTCAGCCTCCCGCTGTTCCAGTCACCCGGAAACGTCGCAGTGCGCAGCAGCCTGGCCAATTTCGGGGCCCCCGGGCTGGCCGACACCGACTACACCAAGGTCGGTTTCGTCAAGTAG
- a CDS encoding alpha/beta fold hydrolase yields the protein MTMSAKRRRVHDKLAALPGVRAVRRSVSPGSDEQFDLFYVRAGRKSAHPVVIVPGGPGVASIQPYRSLRRRAIAAGFDVIMIEHRGVGMSRHTDAGADLPPEAITVEQVVDDVAAALDDAGVHEAVLYGTSYGSYIAAGFGVRHPDRVAAMVLDSPLLSTADIEAMRSAIRGLLWEGTVPETADLAPKVRRLVADGALATRGGELAGLLYGFGGAALLDRQLDLLLRGRTVVWSGLARLSRLSTRKAPYRNEVDLVGRIAFRELNYAGVPDGLPLDPALEMADMIGSAKFYEPFEAEPFDLLAELPDFHWPTVVLSGGRDLTTPPAVAERIAALVPGAVLVRMPTVVHSVIDTRERAAFAVIRAVRDGVAEQLSATAAELDALPARPVIRVAVSAIAAATVVETAMPTAKTRERPT from the coding sequence ATGACGATGAGCGCCAAGCGCAGGCGGGTGCACGACAAGCTGGCTGCGCTACCGGGGGTACGGGCGGTGCGACGCTCGGTCAGTCCGGGTTCTGACGAGCAGTTCGACCTGTTCTACGTGCGGGCCGGGCGCAAATCGGCGCACCCGGTGGTGATCGTCCCGGGCGGCCCCGGGGTGGCATCGATCCAGCCGTACCGCTCGTTGCGCAGGCGTGCGATCGCCGCCGGATTCGACGTCATCATGATCGAGCACCGCGGTGTCGGGATGTCGCGGCACACCGATGCGGGTGCGGATCTGCCGCCGGAGGCCATCACCGTCGAGCAGGTGGTCGACGACGTCGCCGCGGCGCTCGACGACGCGGGCGTGCACGAGGCGGTGCTATACGGCACCTCGTACGGCAGCTACATCGCCGCTGGCTTCGGGGTGCGGCATCCGGACCGGGTCGCGGCGATGGTGCTGGACTCGCCACTGCTGTCCACCGCCGATATCGAAGCCATGCGCAGTGCCATTCGCGGTCTGCTGTGGGAGGGCACGGTTCCGGAGACCGCGGACCTGGCACCCAAGGTCCGACGTCTGGTGGCCGACGGGGCACTGGCCACCAGAGGAGGAGAACTGGCCGGCCTGCTGTACGGGTTCGGCGGCGCCGCCCTGCTGGACCGCCAACTCGACCTGTTGCTGCGCGGGCGCACCGTGGTGTGGTCGGGGCTGGCCCGCCTGAGCCGGCTCTCAACGCGAAAAGCGCCGTACCGCAACGAGGTAGACCTCGTCGGGCGGATCGCCTTCCGCGAGTTGAACTACGCCGGGGTACCCGATGGCCTGCCGCTGGATCCCGCGCTGGAGATGGCCGACATGATCGGCAGTGCGAAGTTCTACGAACCGTTCGAGGCCGAGCCTTTCGACCTGCTCGCTGAGTTACCGGACTTTCACTGGCCCACTGTTGTGCTGTCCGGTGGCCGGGATCTGACCACGCCGCCGGCGGTTGCCGAGCGGATCGCGGCGCTGGTCCCCGGGGCGGTGCTGGTTCGGATGCCGACGGTGGTACACAGCGTGATCGACACCCGCGAACGTGCTGCGTTCGCGGTGATCCGTGCGGTACGTGACGGTGTGGCCGAACAACTTTCGGCCACCGCCGCCGAGTTGGACGCCCTGCCTGCGCGTCCCGTGATCCGGGTGGCGGTGTCGGCCATCGCGGCGGCCACCGTGGTGGAGACCGCGATGCCCACCGCCAAAACGCGGGAACGGCCTACTTGA
- a CDS encoding cytochrome C oxidase subunit IV family protein — MTDKAVTQTWLVLVAITVGSWWLAPAQYSDALRASVPITALVLVLTLIKSRLIIRQFMEVRTAPKWLKLATDGWLVVLFGAIFAIYLI, encoded by the coding sequence ATGACCGACAAGGCTGTGACTCAGACCTGGCTCGTGCTGGTCGCCATCACCGTCGGATCCTGGTGGTTGGCACCGGCGCAGTATTCGGACGCGTTGCGGGCGAGTGTGCCGATCACCGCGCTAGTGCTCGTGTTGACGCTGATCAAGTCCCGTTTGATCATCCGGCAGTTCATGGAGGTCCGGACGGCACCGAAGTGGCTCAAACTCGCCACCGACGGCTGGCTGGTGGTGCTGTTCGGGGCGATTTTCGCCATCTATCTCATCTGA
- a CDS encoding cytochrome c oxidase subunit 3 yields the protein MWVMVLGDLVIFGGYFIVFMIYRTMHPDEFLRAQQHLDITIGVVNTVILLTSSWLVARAVLAARAGRHETAIRLTYAGGVGGLMFMACKGYEWVVKIRNGHTNSEMFYSFYYVLTGVHLIHVLIGLVVLGVIVRELRNPSRRRASVVEASAVYWHMVDLLWVIIFGLLYVVR from the coding sequence ATGTGGGTGATGGTGCTCGGTGATCTGGTCATCTTCGGTGGCTACTTCATCGTCTTCATGATCTACCGGACCATGCATCCGGACGAGTTCCTGCGTGCCCAACAGCATCTCGACATCACGATCGGTGTCGTCAACACCGTGATCCTGCTGACCAGTTCCTGGTTGGTGGCTCGTGCGGTCCTGGCGGCCCGTGCCGGCCGCCATGAAACGGCAATCCGACTCACCTACGCCGGCGGTGTCGGCGGCCTGATGTTCATGGCCTGCAAGGGTTATGAATGGGTGGTCAAGATCCGCAACGGGCACACCAACTCGGAGATGTTCTACTCGTTCTACTACGTGCTGACAGGTGTGCACCTGATCCACGTCCTGATCGGGCTCGTCGTGTTGGGCGTGATCGTGCGTGAGCTGCGCAATCCGTCCCGCCGCCGCGCGTCGGTCGTGGAGGCGAGCGCGGTCTACTGGCACATGGTGGACCTGCTCTGGGTGATCATCTTCGGCCTGCTGTACGTGGTGAGGTGA
- a CDS encoding TetR/AcrR family transcriptional regulator, producing the protein MLKATARSRKGLQTRERLLGAAISEFKRDGMAAADTAAIASAAGVAHGTFFFHFPTKEHVLLELEQREQQRMAGDLARLFSGPHGVRDTLGEAVRMLETLERRLGGRLFKDFLALHFSTTRPPSEEWTHHPAIVAVIEELQRAQGRGEIPAEVDVMHNGVSFLVGLYALLITIPDAAEVRAPVIAEYLTTYLYGLRVLPEVRS; encoded by the coding sequence GTGCTCAAGGCCACCGCCCGTAGCCGCAAAGGCTTGCAGACGCGGGAACGGTTGCTGGGCGCAGCGATCTCCGAGTTCAAACGCGACGGAATGGCAGCCGCCGATACGGCCGCGATCGCGTCGGCCGCCGGTGTCGCCCACGGCACCTTCTTCTTCCACTTCCCCACCAAAGAACACGTCCTGCTGGAATTGGAGCAGCGCGAGCAGCAGAGGATGGCCGGCGACCTGGCCCGGCTTTTCTCCGGACCGCACGGCGTCCGGGACACCCTGGGCGAAGCCGTGCGGATGCTGGAGACGCTCGAACGGCGCCTTGGCGGCCGGCTGTTCAAAGACTTTCTGGCCCTGCACTTTTCCACCACCCGCCCCCCGTCGGAGGAATGGACGCACCATCCGGCGATCGTCGCGGTGATCGAGGAGTTACAACGGGCTCAGGGGCGCGGTGAGATCCCGGCCGAAGTGGACGTGATGCACAACGGCGTGTCATTTCTGGTCGGCCTCTACGCGCTGCTGATCACCATCCCCGATGCCGCCGAAGTGCGGGCCCCGGTGATCGCCGAGTACTTGACCACGTACCTGTACGGCCTGCGGGTCCTGCCTGAGGTTCGGTCTTAG
- a CDS encoding acyl-CoA dehydrogenase family protein has translation MTTVENVSRVLPGTPEWADLLASIAAGAKDRDLNDENPFDQVAALKRAGFGTLRLPEPLGGAGFTVPQLFSAVIDVAKADPIVAHIFRTHFWFTEERLRSADDPESRRWLGKIAEGKIFGNAFSEKGSLAVGSLVFNTRLLADEANPGAFRLSGEKYYSTGTLFSDYLTVTATTDHDSVASVLVPTNRDGVRLVDDWDGFGQRRTGTGTTTFTDVTVAADEILTDTPYDAEPVPTVQYAALQLFIHAVVAGILANVVDDGVALLRSRERNFSHAVTERPTDDPLLQRQLGVLASTAYVARAAVLDAAAAIGAATDSAVDGVPDAHLTAEAQLKVAKVKVHLDDVAPEAATRLLELGGASAASRQRNLDRHWRNIRTITLHNPVAYKARVIGQNLLHGTPIPANAYF, from the coding sequence ATGACCACCGTCGAGAACGTGAGCCGTGTTTTGCCCGGCACACCGGAATGGGCTGACCTGCTGGCCTCGATCGCAGCAGGGGCCAAGGACCGCGACCTGAACGACGAGAACCCCTTCGATCAGGTCGCCGCCCTCAAACGGGCCGGGTTCGGCACCCTCAGGCTGCCCGAGCCCCTCGGTGGCGCCGGGTTCACCGTGCCGCAGCTGTTCTCCGCGGTGATCGACGTGGCCAAAGCCGATCCCATTGTGGCCCATATCTTCCGGACCCACTTCTGGTTCACCGAGGAGCGGCTGCGCAGTGCCGACGACCCGGAGTCCAGGCGCTGGCTGGGCAAGATCGCCGAAGGCAAGATCTTCGGTAATGCATTCAGCGAGAAGGGCTCATTGGCTGTGGGCAGCCTGGTGTTCAACACCCGGTTGCTGGCCGACGAGGCGAACCCGGGTGCCTTCCGGCTGAGCGGAGAGAAGTACTACAGCACCGGCACCCTGTTCTCGGACTACCTGACCGTCACTGCCACCACCGACCACGACTCGGTGGCCAGCGTTCTGGTCCCCACCAACCGTGACGGAGTACGGCTCGTCGACGATTGGGACGGTTTCGGTCAGCGCCGCACCGGTACCGGCACCACGACATTCACCGACGTCACGGTCGCAGCCGACGAGATCCTCACCGATACCCCGTACGACGCCGAACCGGTGCCGACCGTGCAGTACGCCGCGCTGCAGTTGTTCATCCACGCGGTGGTCGCCGGCATTCTGGCCAACGTCGTAGACGACGGTGTGGCGCTGCTGCGCTCACGCGAGCGCAACTTCAGCCACGCCGTCACTGAGCGGCCCACCGACGATCCGCTGCTGCAACGCCAACTCGGTGTACTGGCCAGCACGGCCTACGTGGCGCGGGCCGCCGTGCTGGACGCGGCGGCGGCGATTGGCGCTGCCACGGATTCTGCCGTCGACGGCGTTCCCGACGCGCACCTGACCGCGGAAGCTCAACTCAAGGTCGCGAAAGTCAAGGTTCACTTGGACGACGTCGCCCCCGAAGCCGCCACCCGGCTGCTGGAACTCGGCGGAGCGAGCGCGGCCTCCCGGCAGCGCAACCTGGACCGGCATTGGCGCAACATCCGCACCATCACCCTGCACAACCCGGTGGCCTACAAAGCGCGGGTGATCGGCCAGAACCTGTTGCACGGCACGCCCATCCCGGCCAACGCCTACTTCTGA
- a CDS encoding LysR family transcriptional regulator produces the protein MELKMEPNLDLNLLLALDALLDERSVGGAAQRLHTSAPAMSRTLARLRRILGDPVLVRAGREMVPTPRALAMQGTVHDVVVQARAVFIPPDVPEPATLQRTFAVQLGEGLFSTIGSRLLAQIRAQAPGVTVRFVGESHEDTQSLRDGSVDIEIGQIRRTEPETHLEHVVDDRLVGVVRAGHELLGKRVTLKRFAAAEHVVFSRRGRLRGPVDDLLAERGLHRRVVVCAPNPAGGLFLIKDSDLVGMLPVGIGQHAIDTFGLRTFDIPLDLPPLVLSMAWHPRYHADGAHRWLRDCVRAAMHKSPRGQK, from the coding sequence ATGGAATTGAAAATGGAGCCGAACCTCGACCTCAACCTGCTGCTCGCCCTCGACGCGTTGCTCGACGAACGCAGTGTCGGCGGTGCGGCGCAGCGCCTGCACACCTCGGCTCCGGCGATGAGCCGGACGCTGGCGCGGCTGCGGCGGATACTAGGGGATCCGGTGCTTGTGCGGGCAGGTCGTGAAATGGTTCCCACACCACGCGCATTGGCGATGCAGGGCACGGTGCACGATGTCGTAGTGCAGGCCAGGGCCGTGTTCATCCCACCGGATGTCCCTGAGCCCGCGACGCTGCAGCGCACGTTCGCGGTCCAGCTTGGCGAGGGTCTGTTCAGCACGATCGGCTCGCGGTTGTTGGCACAGATCCGGGCGCAAGCACCCGGGGTCACCGTGCGGTTCGTGGGGGAGAGCCACGAAGACACGCAGTCGCTGCGCGACGGTAGCGTCGATATCGAGATCGGTCAGATCCGGCGCACCGAGCCGGAGACACACCTCGAGCACGTGGTTGACGACCGGCTTGTCGGGGTTGTGCGCGCGGGGCACGAACTGCTGGGAAAACGTGTCACGCTCAAGCGGTTTGCCGCTGCCGAGCATGTGGTGTTCTCCCGGCGCGGCAGGTTGCGCGGGCCTGTCGACGATCTGCTCGCCGAGCGCGGGTTGCATCGCCGCGTGGTGGTCTGCGCGCCCAATCCGGCGGGCGGGCTGTTCCTGATCAAGGACAGTGACCTGGTGGGCATGCTGCCGGTCGGCATCGGGCAGCATGCCATCGACACCTTCGGGCTGCGGACGTTCGACATCCCGCTGGATCTGCCACCACTGGTGCTCAGCATGGCCTGGCATCCGCGCTACCACGCCGACGGCGCGCACCGCTGGTTACGGGATTGCGTGCGCGCCGCCATGCACAAATCGCCCAGGGGTCAGAAGTAG
- a CDS encoding O-methyltransferase produces MTNTLTSASVATVLQHLLTAEQENDPAVFATVGGYPVDTDASQRADMFKDVYMSVSEAGGQLLYLLARATGARNVVEYGTSFGVSTLYLASAVRDNGGGTVVGTELQPEKAAAAQRNFTDAGLADVIDLRVGDARETLADVAGPVDLVLLDGWPELALPVLKVLEPHLRPGTLILVDDINLDFGHDVHAALLSYLAESDHYLSVTLPIGDGIQACVRLT; encoded by the coding sequence ATGACAAACACTCTGACCAGCGCTTCGGTAGCCACTGTGCTGCAACACCTTCTGACCGCCGAGCAGGAGAACGACCCGGCCGTGTTCGCCACGGTCGGCGGCTATCCGGTCGACACCGACGCCTCGCAGCGCGCAGACATGTTCAAGGACGTGTACATGTCAGTGTCCGAGGCCGGTGGGCAATTGCTCTATCTCCTGGCCCGCGCGACCGGAGCACGCAACGTCGTGGAGTACGGGACGTCGTTCGGCGTGTCGACCCTCTATCTCGCGAGCGCTGTACGCGACAATGGCGGCGGAACGGTGGTCGGCACCGAGCTGCAGCCCGAGAAAGCCGCTGCCGCACAACGAAACTTCACCGACGCCGGACTGGCCGACGTGATCGACCTGCGCGTCGGCGACGCGCGCGAGACCCTGGCCGACGTCGCGGGGCCGGTAGATCTCGTACTGCTCGACGGCTGGCCGGAACTGGCACTGCCCGTCCTCAAAGTGCTCGAACCCCATCTGAGGCCGGGCACGTTGATTTTGGTCGACGACATCAACCTGGATTTCGGCCACGACGTGCACGCCGCACTGCTGAGCTACCTCGCCGAATCCGACCACTATCTGTCCGTCACCCTGCCTATCGGTGACGGCATCCAGGCGTGCGTGCGACTGACCTGA